A region from the Coregonus clupeaformis isolate EN_2021a unplaced genomic scaffold, ASM2061545v1 scaf0070, whole genome shotgun sequence genome encodes:
- the LOC121546217 gene encoding prosaposin receptor GPR37-like isoform X2, whose product MWFHGDLAGIYRSVASLGVTTFTLCALCIDRFRAATNVQMYYEMIENCTSTTAKLAVIWIGALLLALPELLIRQLVTEDPALPDDPPTERCVVRISTSLPDTLYVLGLTYEGARLWWCFGCYFCLPTLFTIGCSLVTARKIRRAEQASVRGNKKQIRLESQMNCTVVALAIVYGACVVPENICNIVSAYMAAGVPERTMAVLHLLSQLLLFCRAAVTPVLLLLLCRPLGRAFLDCCCCCCCNHTHSSGTASDDNEHECTTELELSPFSTIRRELSNYTPAGSNC is encoded by the exons ATGTGGTTCCATGGGGACCTTGCAGGGATATATCGTTCG GTGGCATCTCTAGGTGTGACCACCTTCACCCTGTGCGCTCTGTGCATTGACCGGTTCCGTGCGGCCACCAACGTCCAGATGTACTATGAGATGATTGAGAACTGCACCTCCACTACAGCCAAGCTCGCCGTCATCTGGATCGGAGCGCTCCTGTTGGCTCTCCCTGAGCTCCTGATCCGCCAGCTGGTCACAGAGGACCCCGCCCTCCCGGATGACCCCCCAACGGAGCGCTGCGTGGTGCGCATCTCGACGTCGCTCCCGGATACGCTCTACGTCCTGGGTCTAACCTACGAGGGCGCGCGGCTCTGGTGGTGCTTCGGCTGTTACTTCTGCCTCCCTACGCTCTTCACCATCGGCTGTTCCCTCGTCACCGCCCGCAAGATCCGCCGCGCCGAGCAGGCCTCCGTCCGCGGCAACAAGAAGCAGATACGCCTAGAAAGCCAGATGAACTGTACCGTTGTGGCGCTCGCCATCGTCTACGGCGCCTGCGTGGTCCCGGAGAACATCTGTAACATCGTATCGGCATACATGGCGGCGGGCGTGCCGGAGAGGACCATGGCGGTCTTACACCTCCTGTCACAGCTGTTGTTGTTCTGCCGGGCGGCAGTGACGCCCGTGTTGCTCCTATTGTTATGTCGCCCGCTAGGCAGGGCCTTTCTGgactgttgttgttgctgctgctgtaacCATACCCACTCCTCAGGCACGGCTAGTGATGATAATGAACATGAGTGTACCACAGAGCTGGAGCTGTCGCCCTTCAGCACCATACGCAGAGAGCTCAGCAACTACACTCCCGCAGGGTCCAACTGTTAA
- the LOC121546217 gene encoding prosaposin receptor GPR37-like isoform X1, producing MIWTMRTLMLRTLCVLLGNAHVLSLRNNGDIGTRETAGGYYGLNATATHRTAHTAIGEGPHNTAYDSTRSGGHATGTSYSKQTLQTWMEHIHSTSVRRTRVIADETKHRHVGLKQHHSNRTLTLGYSSATPHRDLTRRHKRRKLNSEIGPAAAMGTAGGYNTTKPTAMGQQHGGLLDSDRRKRGTKDEQKKAFKRERGRKVLNKSSMALSQAQSSVDGLGPPLSPWEPIPKPLALTSTDLPLDFFTRKNEMFTYREENPWDATPMTPPNTADFGSEIRNPFYPVTSETFGAYAITGVSAIIFLVGIAGNIAILCIVCQNYYMKSISNSLIANLAIWDFVVVFFCLPLVIFHELTKSWLLGEFTCKIVPYLEVASLGVTTFTLCALCIDRFRAATNVQMYYEMIENCTSTTAKLAVIWIGALLLALPELLIRQLVTEDPALPDDPPTERCVVRISTSLPDTLYVLGLTYEGARLWWCFGCYFCLPTLFTIGCSLVTARKIRRAEQASVRGNKKQIRLESQMNCTVVALAIVYGACVVPENICNIVSAYMAAGVPERTMAVLHLLSQLLLFCRAAVTPVLLLLLCRPLGRAFLDCCCCCCCNHTHSSGTASDDNEHECTTELELSPFSTIRRELSNYTPAGSNC from the exons ATGATCTGGACCATGCGGACTCTGATGCTGAGGACGCTGTGTGTGTTGTTGGGGAATGCACATGTGTTATCTCTCAGAAATAATGGCGACATAGGAACTAGAGAAACAGCGGGGGGTTATTATGGCCTTAACGCCACAGCAACACACAGGACCGCTCACACAGCCATCGGAGAGGGTCCCCATAACACAGCTTATGACAGCACTCGCTCCGGGGGACACGCTACAGGTACGTCCTACTCCAAACAGACTCTTCAAACATGGATGGAACATATTCATTCTACTTCTGTGAGAAGGACGCGTGTAATTGCAGatgaaacaaaacatagacatgtAGGATTAAAGCAACACCACTCAAACAGAACACTGACGCTGGGGTATTCCTCCGCGACCCCGCACAGGGATCTGACGCGCCGCCACAAGAGGAGAAAGTTGAATAGTGAGATTGGCCCGGCCGCTGCCATGGGGACGGCAGGTGGATACAATACCACTAAGCCCACAGCAATGGGCCAGCAGCACGGGGGACTACTGGACAGTGACAGACGCAAGAGAGGCACAAAAGACGAGCAGAAGAAGGCGtttaagagggagagggggagaaaagtGTTGAACAAAAGCTCAATGGCTTTATCTCAGGCGCAGAGCTCAGTAGACGGGCTGGGCCCCCCTCTATCTCCATGGGAACCAATACCCAAGCCCCTAGCTCTCACCTCTACCGACCTCCCGCTCGACTTCTTCACCAGGAAAAACGAGATGTTTACTTACCGGGAGGAAAACCCGTGGGATGCCACTCCAATGACCCCTCCCAACACAGCAGATTTTGGAAGCGAAATCAGAAACCCATTTTACCCTGTGACAAGTGAAACATTTGGAGCTTATGCTATTACAGGCGTTTCTGCTATCATTTTCCTCGTGGGGATAGCAGGGAACATAGCCATACTGTGCATCGTGTGTCAGAACTACTATATGAAGAGCATCTCCAACTCTCTCATAGCTAACCTGGCCATCTGGGATTTTGTAGTCGTCTTCTTTTGTCTGCCCCTCGTCATTTTCCATGAATTGACTAAGTCCTGGCTACTGGGAGAATTCACGTGTAAAATCGTGCCATATCTGGAG GTGGCATCTCTAGGTGTGACCACCTTCACCCTGTGCGCTCTGTGCATTGACCGGTTCCGTGCGGCCACCAACGTCCAGATGTACTATGAGATGATTGAGAACTGCACCTCCACTACAGCCAAGCTCGCCGTCATCTGGATCGGAGCGCTCCTGTTGGCTCTCCCTGAGCTCCTGATCCGCCAGCTGGTCACAGAGGACCCCGCCCTCCCGGATGACCCCCCAACGGAGCGCTGCGTGGTGCGCATCTCGACGTCGCTCCCGGATACGCTCTACGTCCTGGGTCTAACCTACGAGGGCGCGCGGCTCTGGTGGTGCTTCGGCTGTTACTTCTGCCTCCCTACGCTCTTCACCATCGGCTGTTCCCTCGTCACCGCCCGCAAGATCCGCCGCGCCGAGCAGGCCTCCGTCCGCGGCAACAAGAAGCAGATACGCCTAGAAAGCCAGATGAACTGTACCGTTGTGGCGCTCGCCATCGTCTACGGCGCCTGCGTGGTCCCGGAGAACATCTGTAACATCGTATCGGCATACATGGCGGCGGGCGTGCCGGAGAGGACCATGGCGGTCTTACACCTCCTGTCACAGCTGTTGTTGTTCTGCCGGGCGGCAGTGACGCCCGTGTTGCTCCTATTGTTATGTCGCCCGCTAGGCAGGGCCTTTCTGgactgttgttgttgctgctgctgtaacCATACCCACTCCTCAGGCACGGCTAGTGATGATAATGAACATGAGTGTACCACAGAGCTGGAGCTGTCGCCCTTCAGCACCATACGCAGAGAGCTCAGCAACTACACTCCCGCAGGGTCCAACTGTTAA